The following are encoded in a window of Streptococcus pasteurianus genomic DNA:
- a CDS encoding PTS fructose transporter subunit IIC translates to MKKFLNDAKGHLMTGISYALPLIIGASLVIAVPKLIGLAMGHTSLDGFAETNGFEHYLYLTEQVGWIGIGLLNTVLAGFIAYSIGDKAAIGAGLIGGTLASNSNAGFLGAMVAGFVAGYMVVCAKKTVKVPEKYSSVLPLIVFPFFATFAVAIVMGVILAGPLSWINTSLVAWIKAMIENDVNKVLLAMIMGAMIGTDLGGPINKAAWMAGNVLLAEGIYLPAIIVNVAICAVPLGYAFASLFHKDKLSDELRDASRNNWVMGFIGITEGAIPFTMVSLKLVPINMIGGAIASGLGILFGMYAKMPPVGGIYGFITVGNGWAYLVGMFIGAAFIGFVAPLIVNFKDSDDVEDVDIDDIEISFE, encoded by the coding sequence ATGAAAAAATTTTTAAACGATGCCAAAGGGCATCTGATGACTGGTATTAGTTATGCTTTACCATTGATTATAGGAGCGTCTTTGGTTATCGCGGTACCTAAGTTAATCGGTTTAGCAATGGGACATACCAGTTTAGATGGTTTTGCTGAAACTAATGGTTTTGAACACTACCTTTATTTGACAGAACAAGTTGGATGGATAGGCATTGGTCTATTAAATACAGTATTAGCAGGTTTTATTGCATATTCTATTGGCGATAAAGCTGCAATTGGTGCAGGTTTAATAGGTGGTACTCTTGCATCTAATTCAAATGCTGGTTTTCTTGGGGCTATGGTAGCTGGATTTGTTGCTGGCTATATGGTAGTTTGTGCTAAGAAGACGGTTAAGGTTCCTGAAAAATACAGTAGTGTTTTACCATTGATTGTTTTTCCGTTCTTTGCAACTTTTGCGGTAGCTATAGTCATGGGAGTCATTCTTGCAGGTCCACTTAGTTGGATTAATACAAGTTTAGTCGCTTGGATTAAAGCGATGATTGAAAATGATGTTAATAAAGTACTTCTTGCCATGATAATGGGGGCTATGATTGGTACAGATTTAGGTGGTCCTATTAATAAAGCTGCTTGGATGGCTGGAAATGTTCTTCTTGCAGAAGGAATTTATTTGCCAGCAATTATTGTAAATGTTGCAATTTGTGCAGTTCCTCTTGGATATGCATTTGCTTCATTGTTCCATAAAGATAAATTAAGTGATGAACTTAGAGATGCTTCACGTAATAATTGGGTTATGGGATTTATTGGAATCACAGAAGGTGCCATTCCATTTACAATGGTTAGCCTCAAACTTGTTCCTATTAATATGATTGGCGGTGCAATTGCATCTGGATTAGGAATTCTATTTGGAATGTATGCTAAAATGCCTCCTGTTGGTGGAATTTATGGATTTATTACAGTTGGGAATGGTTGGGCTTATCTCGTGGGGATGTTTATAGGTGCAGCTTTCATTGGATTTGTTGCTCCGTTGATTGTCAACTTTAAAGATTCTGATGATGTTGAAGATGTTGATATAGACGACATTGAAATTAGCTTTGAATAA
- a CDS encoding BglG family transcription antiterminator, translating into MSIFDFQRLDNILNLLIQKNEPIHINELSSFCGVSDRTIRSDIHTINDYITENGATITLIRKKGYVINYIDKEKFDKFWTNQDSGTFLFTSSDSRLKYLLRKFLTTDNYITQDYLQSILFISQNTLYSDFRTLKNHFSSYNLKLVNKSNLGYIVNGLEQDKRKAIIDLIFKEDFSNYITAKSTIEKDFCNNINYDTFSTIFNKYFKDSIKTDSDYFYRNLFTGIFLAISRIKSNNNIQQFKQHIQLNTTINEIVEKFITDLENQFQIHITFFEKNYFQFLIAENFPNYIDDHTISNNQELAEKITITIYDILSELTNADWLTDCKLKTNLLEHIKLFLSIQTIEGKRSNPILDTIKNNFPYAFELSVACCQEVVKQYNIHFSEDEISYIALHLANAIERNMESNNHELSLAIICGSGKTFSSIIESKIRRLLPNTFSKISKFSYSNFNREQHYHNFDLVISTIPNQTLADNLIYININDLDYSMTKINQFLKTLEKKQNDGNLFSKERFLYFNKKMSKDDILFTLNTILKKQGYVSDDFLNDIYEREKISSTIIGDNIALPHPIGDSVLKSCIFTVINPKGINWDKHQLIKFIFLFAVKSEDTEKIQTIYEQMLDFIGSKDKQDLLLKTPTFETLTNIFSE; encoded by the coding sequence ATGAGTATATTTGACTTCCAAAGATTAGATAATATATTAAATCTACTAATACAAAAAAACGAACCCATTCATATTAATGAATTAAGTTCGTTTTGTGGTGTTTCAGATAGAACTATCCGTTCTGATATCCATACAATTAATGACTATATCACTGAGAATGGAGCAACTATTACTTTAATTCGAAAAAAGGGATATGTTATCAACTATATAGATAAAGAAAAATTTGATAAATTTTGGACAAACCAAGACAGTGGTACTTTTTTATTCACTTCATCTGATTCAAGGCTTAAATATCTTTTACGGAAATTTCTTACTACTGATAATTACATTACTCAAGACTATTTGCAGTCTATTCTTTTTATCAGCCAAAATACCCTTTATAGTGATTTTCGTACCTTAAAGAATCACTTTTCTTCCTATAATCTGAAACTCGTTAATAAAAGTAATCTTGGTTATATCGTTAATGGACTCGAACAAGATAAACGAAAAGCTATAATTGATTTAATATTTAAAGAAGACTTTTCAAACTACATCACAGCAAAATCAACTATTGAAAAAGATTTTTGTAACAACATTAATTACGATACATTCTCTACTATTTTCAATAAGTACTTTAAAGATAGTATAAAAACAGATTCCGATTATTTTTACCGAAACTTATTCACTGGTATTTTTTTAGCCATTAGTCGAATAAAATCCAATAATAATATTCAACAATTTAAGCAACACATACAGTTAAACACAACAATTAATGAAATTGTTGAAAAATTTATAACCGATTTAGAAAATCAATTTCAAATTCACATAACATTTTTTGAAAAGAATTACTTTCAATTTCTAATTGCAGAAAATTTCCCAAACTATATCGACGATCACACTATTTCAAATAATCAAGAACTTGCAGAAAAAATTACAATCACCATCTATGATATTCTTTCAGAATTAACCAATGCTGATTGGCTAACAGATTGTAAATTAAAAACTAATCTCCTTGAACATATAAAACTCTTTTTGAGCATCCAAACCATAGAAGGCAAGCGTTCTAATCCTATACTAGATACAATCAAAAATAATTTTCCTTACGCCTTTGAATTATCCGTGGCTTGCTGTCAAGAAGTTGTCAAACAGTATAATATACATTTTTCAGAGGATGAAATATCCTACATTGCTCTCCATTTAGCTAATGCCATTGAACGAAATATGGAATCCAATAACCACGAACTATCATTAGCAATTATCTGTGGAAGCGGCAAGACTTTTAGTTCTATTATTGAATCTAAAATACGACGACTGTTGCCAAATACATTTTCTAAAATCTCCAAATTTTCGTATTCGAATTTTAATCGAGAACAACACTATCACAATTTTGATCTCGTTATCTCAACAATTCCAAATCAAACTTTAGCAGATAATCTTATTTATATCAATATCAATGATTTAGACTATTCAATGACTAAAATTAATCAATTTCTTAAAACTTTAGAAAAAAAACAAAATGATGGTAACCTATTTTCTAAAGAAAGATTTCTATATTTCAACAAAAAAATGTCAAAGGATGATATATTGTTTACATTAAATACGATACTAAAAAAGCAAGGATACGTTAGCGATGATTTCTTAAATGATATTTATGAAAGAGAAAAAATTTCTTCAACTATCATAGGTGATAACATTGCACTACCTCACCCTATTGGAGATAGTGTCTTAAAAAGTTGTATCTTTACCGTCATTAATCCCAAGGGGATTAATTGGGATAAACATCAATTGATAAAATTTATCTTCTTATTTGCTGTGAAATCCGAAGATACCGAAAAAATTCAAACGATTTATGAACAAATGCTTGATTTTATCGGTTCAAAAGACAAACAAGATCTACTTCTTAAAACACCAACTTTTGAGACATTAACTAATATTTTTTCAGAATAA
- a CDS encoding PTS sugar transporter subunit IIA codes for MKFDKENILLNVNVKDKKDLFAYIARYAKKKRIIDDEQLLIKAFTNRESEVSTGLQNSFAIPHAKADCIMKPTVLYLKLLHPIEWETFDDKPVQNIFALLVPTKHEGTLHLEMISRIATSLLDDEFIMIVKKSSNIDELEKTIISAMKGDN; via the coding sequence ATGAAATTTGACAAAGAAAATATTCTTTTGAATGTTAATGTCAAAGACAAGAAAGACTTATTTGCCTATATTGCAAGATATGCAAAAAAGAAGCGGATTATTGATGATGAGCAATTATTGATTAAAGCATTTACTAATAGAGAATCAGAAGTTTCGACAGGTTTACAGAACTCATTTGCTATTCCTCACGCTAAAGCAGATTGCATAATGAAGCCCACTGTTCTTTATTTGAAATTACTTCATCCAATTGAGTGGGAGACTTTTGATGACAAACCGGTCCAAAATATTTTTGCATTATTAGTTCCAACTAAACATGAAGGAACTTTACATTTGGAAATGATTAGCAGAATTGCAACTTCTCTTTTGGATGATGAATTTATTATGATAGTTAAGAAGTCATCAAATATAGATGAACTAGAAAAAACAATCATTAGTGCAATGAAGGGAGATAATTAA
- the mngB gene encoding mannosylglycerate hydrolase, with protein MKKTVHVVPHSHWDREWYFTTSRSKIYLMNNLKRVISLLQEDNGYNRYTLDGQVSLLDDYLAWCPEDKEVIRELVQEGKLIIGPWYTQTDQMVISGESIVRNLLYGINISKKFGKHMNVGYVPDSFGQSAAMPQIYKEFGIDDTLFWRGVSDEDTHKTEFKWRGEDGSTVNAYQIQAGYYIGGDIPEEAENLKNYLHNEPFKSLWERSSTNQVLFPNGFDQAPARENLTDILGKMQKFYAGEYEFKISTYSDYIRKVKEQHPELEEIAGELLNGKLMRIHKSIYSSRSDLKKLNTQVQNYIVNILEPLLSLSQSLGFDYPVEVVKEIWKLMFENAAHDSIGSCVSDTTNEDVYLRYKKARDLAENLAELKMREIVMRIESDEAITATVFNLSGRKKEGVIETIFYTPQLDFAIKDKEGKQYQYTVTSIEDQTDYILGQGNILDSTKIYKPDKIYKVAIAISFDSLPTFGYKSFYLDLGGNSHDKLEENLASRIENEFYSITVNANNTLDILDKKSGKLYQNQGIIQENGDAGDSFNYSPPREDLIINSFEFCPKVEVKTSKVISKMTLSYQFKVPKNLEKRACGIKDTHLPIQLSVVLKSKSPIIEFYFKVDNRFVDSHRMCVLFNSEIASKFSLADHQFGTIKRPVVRKEMKLWKTEPDKWNEVPISIETCQSFVGLDNDIRGVAVIPKGVREYEIIGSKYDTIRLTLFRTYGYMGKENLLYRPGRASGETVIATPDAQCHKEMTFAFSVIYYQGNMNTYGLAEVVNEYLKEFQIYQYADYLNTRLRFTQFSVPKTLSQKYSLLNIKGDAILSIVKKAEERPGYILRFYNGNYKQTCSGEVEFYEQPKTIECVDLKEEIKQKLEITGRKVVIPNLTHNKFVTLYVEF; from the coding sequence ATGAAGAAAACAGTACATGTAGTTCCACATTCTCATTGGGATAGAGAATGGTATTTTACAACAAGTCGTTCAAAAATTTATTTAATGAATAACTTAAAAAGAGTTATTTCATTATTACAGGAAGATAATGGATATAACCGTTATACCCTAGATGGTCAAGTTTCTTTATTAGATGATTACTTGGCTTGGTGCCCTGAAGATAAAGAAGTTATCAGGGAGTTAGTACAGGAGGGAAAATTGATTATTGGTCCATGGTACACACAAACGGATCAGATGGTTATTTCTGGTGAAAGTATTGTTCGAAATTTACTTTATGGTATAAATATATCGAAAAAATTTGGAAAGCATATGAATGTAGGCTATGTTCCAGATTCATTTGGGCAATCTGCTGCTATGCCACAGATTTATAAAGAATTTGGCATTGATGATACCTTATTTTGGCGTGGCGTTAGTGATGAGGATACTCATAAAACTGAGTTTAAATGGCGAGGGGAGGATGGTTCAACAGTAAATGCTTATCAGATTCAAGCTGGATATTATATCGGTGGGGATATTCCTGAAGAGGCAGAAAATCTTAAAAATTATTTGCATAATGAACCTTTTAAAAGTTTGTGGGAAAGAAGTAGTACGAATCAGGTCCTCTTTCCAAACGGATTTGATCAAGCTCCTGCACGTGAAAATTTAACTGACATTTTAGGTAAAATGCAAAAGTTTTATGCAGGGGAGTATGAATTTAAAATTTCTACTTACTCGGATTATATACGTAAAGTTAAAGAACAACATCCAGAATTAGAAGAAATAGCTGGGGAACTTTTGAACGGAAAACTAATGCGGATTCATAAATCAATATACTCTTCTAGATCTGATTTAAAGAAGTTAAATACACAAGTTCAGAATTATATTGTTAATATATTAGAACCATTACTTTCTCTTTCGCAATCTTTAGGATTTGACTATCCTGTGGAGGTAGTTAAGGAAATTTGGAAATTAATGTTTGAAAATGCTGCTCATGATTCAATTGGTTCGTGTGTATCAGATACAACCAATGAAGATGTTTATTTAAGATACAAAAAAGCGCGTGATTTGGCTGAAAATTTAGCTGAATTGAAAATGCGTGAGATTGTTATGCGAATTGAGAGCGATGAAGCAATAACGGCAACTGTTTTCAATCTTTCTGGTCGTAAAAAAGAAGGAGTGATAGAAACAATATTTTATACTCCACAACTTGACTTTGCAATAAAAGATAAAGAAGGCAAACAATATCAATATACGGTGACTTCTATCGAAGATCAAACTGATTATATTTTAGGACAAGGTAATATTTTAGATTCTACAAAGATTTATAAACCAGATAAAATATACAAGGTGGCGATAGCGATTAGTTTTGATAGTTTACCAACATTTGGCTACAAGAGTTTCTACTTGGATTTAGGAGGGAATAGTCATGATAAACTAGAGGAGAATTTAGCTAGCAGAATTGAAAACGAATTTTATAGTATTACTGTTAATGCAAATAATACTCTAGATATACTTGATAAAAAAAGCGGTAAGCTTTATCAAAACCAAGGAATAATTCAAGAAAATGGTGATGCAGGAGATTCGTTCAATTATTCTCCACCTAGAGAAGATCTGATAATTAATTCTTTTGAGTTTTGCCCTAAGGTGGAAGTTAAAACTTCTAAGGTTATCAGTAAAATGACATTATCTTATCAGTTTAAGGTTCCAAAAAACTTAGAAAAACGTGCATGTGGGATTAAAGATACCCACTTACCAATACAACTATCAGTAGTATTAAAATCTAAATCTCCTATTATAGAATTCTACTTCAAGGTTGATAACCGTTTTGTGGATAGTCACCGTATGTGTGTTTTATTTAATAGTGAAATTGCTTCAAAATTTTCACTAGCTGATCATCAGTTTGGAACGATTAAACGTCCTGTTGTCCGAAAAGAAATGAAACTTTGGAAGACGGAGCCAGATAAGTGGAATGAGGTCCCAATTTCTATTGAAACTTGTCAGTCATTCGTGGGACTAGATAATGATATTCGAGGAGTCGCTGTAATTCCAAAAGGTGTCAGAGAATATGAAATTATTGGTTCGAAGTATGATACCATCCGATTAACATTATTTAGAACGTATGGATATATGGGAAAAGAAAATCTTTTATACCGTCCAGGAAGAGCCTCAGGAGAAACTGTTATTGCCACGCCAGATGCTCAATGTCATAAAGAAATGACGTTTGCTTTTTCAGTCATATATTACCAAGGAAATATGAATACATATGGATTAGCAGAAGTGGTTAATGAATATTTGAAGGAGTTTCAAATTTATCAATATGCTGATTATTTAAATACTCGTTTACGGTTTACACAGTTTAGTGTTCCTAAAACTCTTAGTCAAAAATATTCATTATTAAATATTAAGGGAGATGCTATTTTAAGTATTGTAAAGAAAGCAGAAGAGCGCCCGGGTTATATTCTCAGATTCTATAACGGAAATTATAAACAGACATGTAGTGGAGAAGTTGAATTTTATGAACAACCTAAAACTATTGAGTGTGTAGATTTAAAGGAGGAAATCAAGCAAAAACTAGAAATAACAGGTAGAAAAGTTGTTATTCCGAATTTGACTCATAATAAGTTTGTAACATTATATGTAGAGTTTTAA
- a CDS encoding PTS fructose transporter subunit IIB yields MKIVGITSCPAGLAHTPMAAKALEKAGPKLGHTVRIEQQGSMGQINKLTPQEIADADFVLLATDQKIVGEERFEGKKKIRVNISTCIKAPEAVLKKCIQAVS; encoded by the coding sequence ATGAAAATTGTCGGAATTACATCATGCCCAGCAGGGCTAGCTCACACTCCTATGGCAGCAAAAGCTTTAGAAAAAGCTGGACCTAAGCTAGGTCATACCGTTAGAATTGAACAACAAGGTTCAATGGGGCAAATCAACAAATTAACACCACAGGAAATTGCTGATGCAGATTTTGTTTTACTTGCTACGGATCAAAAAATTGTAGGTGAAGAGCGTTTTGAAGGGAAGAAAAAAATTCGAGTGAATATCTCAACATGCATTAAAGCACCTGAAGCAGTATTGAAAAAATGCATTCAAGCGGTTAGTTAG